One window of the Daphnia pulex isolate KAP4 chromosome 8, ASM2113471v1 genome contains the following:
- the LOC124200050 gene encoding uncharacterized protein LOC124200050 isoform X2, whose amino-acid sequence MIQPPWLSNCKKYFLYPGINLGDPLNNPQAWGAELFSKKNFPTSNFLEWKLEAVLNLQDKKSYSKARKRVKRFTANPSLLWEESGSELIVNGTRDVRPVNFSDYDYEVTKVRRWKKGASNNRDTRNEVISVAATADGSNNGISELTEDPETVTTPNPVKEKSDCEKSMAYADDDPFLLASTCPDPPMNIVNPPPVTIKHRDQSSSISSGSLQFSSDDYNKGFNAGYSICSFFCRGNCHTFCHTLFK is encoded by the exons ATGATTCAACCACCATGGCTGTCTAATTGCAAGAAGTACTTTCTATATCCTGGAATTAATCTTGGAGACCCTCTTAACAATCCCCAAGCTTGGGGGGCTGAGCTgttcagcaaaaaaaatttcccaacgAGTAACTTTCTTGAATGGAAACTGGAGGCAGTTCTAAATCTACAAGACAAAA AGTCTTATTCCAAAGCTCGTAAAAGGGTAAAAAGATTTACAGCAAATCCCAGCTTATTGTGGGAGGAATCTGGGAGCGAGCTGATTGTCAATGGAACCCGCGACGTTCGGCCAGTCAATTTCAGTGACTATGACTATGAAGTAACGAAGGTTCGTCGGTGGAAAAAAGGAGCGTCAAACAACAGAG ATACCCGAAACGAAGTCATCAGTGTCGCGGCCACAGCTGATGGATCCAATAACGGGATTAGTGAATTGACAGAAG ATCCTGAAACAGTCACGACACCTAATCCAGTTAAGGAAAAATCAG ATTGTGAAAAATCCATGGCGTACGCTGATGATGATCCTTTTCTCTTGGCTTCAACGTGTCCAGATCCGCCGATGAACATCGTGAATCCACCACCAGTCACCATCAAACATCGTGACCAGTCATCCTCAATAAGCTCGGGCTCGTTGCAATTTTCTTCTGATGATTATAATAAAG gattcAATGCTGGTTATTCCATTTGCAGTTTCTTCTGCCGTGGCAACTGCCACACCTTTTGCCACACcttgttcaaataa
- the LOC124200050 gene encoding uncharacterized protein LOC124200050 isoform X1, producing MIQPPWLSNCKKYFLYPGINLGDPLNNPQAWGAELFSKKNFPTSNFLEWKLEAVLNLQDKKSYSKARKRVKRFTANPSLLWEESGSELIVNGTRDVRPVNFSDYDYEVTKVRRWKKGASNNRDTRNEVISVAATADGSNNGISELTEGKDPETVTTPNPVKEKSDCEKSMAYADDDPFLLASTCPDPPMNIVNPPPVTIKHRDQSSSISSGSLQFSSDDYNKGFNAGYSICSFFCRGNCHTFCHTLFK from the exons ATGATTCAACCACCATGGCTGTCTAATTGCAAGAAGTACTTTCTATATCCTGGAATTAATCTTGGAGACCCTCTTAACAATCCCCAAGCTTGGGGGGCTGAGCTgttcagcaaaaaaaatttcccaacgAGTAACTTTCTTGAATGGAAACTGGAGGCAGTTCTAAATCTACAAGACAAAA AGTCTTATTCCAAAGCTCGTAAAAGGGTAAAAAGATTTACAGCAAATCCCAGCTTATTGTGGGAGGAATCTGGGAGCGAGCTGATTGTCAATGGAACCCGCGACGTTCGGCCAGTCAATTTCAGTGACTATGACTATGAAGTAACGAAGGTTCGTCGGTGGAAAAAAGGAGCGTCAAACAACAGAG ATACCCGAAACGAAGTCATCAGTGTCGCGGCCACAGCTGATGGATCCAATAACGGGATTAGTGAATTGACAGAAGGTAAAG ATCCTGAAACAGTCACGACACCTAATCCAGTTAAGGAAAAATCAG ATTGTGAAAAATCCATGGCGTACGCTGATGATGATCCTTTTCTCTTGGCTTCAACGTGTCCAGATCCGCCGATGAACATCGTGAATCCACCACCAGTCACCATCAAACATCGTGACCAGTCATCCTCAATAAGCTCGGGCTCGTTGCAATTTTCTTCTGATGATTATAATAAAG gattcAATGCTGGTTATTCCATTTGCAGTTTCTTCTGCCGTGGCAACTGCCACACCTTTTGCCACACcttgttcaaataa